A genomic region of Chlorobaculum parvum NCIB 8327 contains the following coding sequences:
- a CDS encoding TolC family protein, with translation MKTNETHVRKMWNPVAVVLLSLLVLTGVCGVPVESWGREKLSLDKAVSEALERNPDILIARGEARQSSNNVNIGNAGLLPRVDLVGSVNYQDRDEAAQNGLTEYTSSAASLQASYTLFDGFGNIYTFKKLKSEGRKGRLQARNTIENIILSVSEAYYNLADAIEQVAVAEESLAISDDRLKRARLRSEYGQANALEVLSASVDANADSVSWKQAVLGRENARRSLNLLLDRPVKSEYDVETEVLFDKSLNEDEILEAAKKSYSSYLITLEAVKQAEYGVAIARSDFFPQLGVEASYGYSKTLEGFNAGMNDPSGSLAAALTLSYNIFNGFQSSIKSQNARIELRNKKLLEQKTVAELEKQVADTWQSYRNSLDILEFQKKNLESAELNFRRSKELFVLGQLTTTTFREAQRNLIDARKSIASAAYDAKILEQRLQRFAGRLVGEENDQ, from the coding sequence ATGAAGACGAATGAAACTCACGTGCGAAAAATGTGGAATCCAGTCGCTGTCGTTCTGCTTTCCCTGCTTGTGCTGACGGGTGTTTGTGGCGTTCCGGTCGAGTCGTGGGGTCGGGAAAAGCTGAGCCTCGACAAGGCGGTTTCCGAAGCGCTGGAGCGTAATCCGGACATCCTGATCGCGCGGGGCGAGGCTCGGCAGAGCAGCAACAACGTCAACATCGGCAACGCCGGACTGCTGCCTCGCGTTGATCTTGTCGGTTCGGTGAACTATCAGGACAGGGATGAAGCCGCGCAGAACGGCCTGACGGAGTACACGTCGAGCGCTGCTTCTCTTCAGGCAAGCTACACGCTGTTCGATGGTTTCGGCAACATTTATACCTTCAAAAAGCTCAAGAGCGAGGGGCGGAAAGGGCGGCTTCAGGCGCGGAACACGATCGAGAACATCATCCTCTCGGTCAGTGAGGCTTACTACAATCTGGCCGACGCCATCGAGCAGGTGGCGGTTGCCGAAGAGTCGCTCGCTATCTCGGATGATCGGCTCAAGCGGGCGCGGCTGCGTTCCGAATACGGCCAGGCCAACGCACTCGAAGTACTCTCCGCCTCGGTCGATGCCAACGCCGACAGCGTATCGTGGAAGCAGGCGGTGCTGGGCCGCGAAAACGCCCGGCGCTCGCTGAACTTATTGCTCGACCGCCCGGTCAAGAGCGAATATGATGTCGAGACGGAGGTGTTGTTTGACAAAAGCCTGAATGAAGATGAGATTCTCGAAGCGGCGAAAAAGTCCTACTCCTCCTACCTCATCACGCTCGAAGCGGTCAAACAGGCCGAATATGGCGTCGCTATCGCGAGGTCAGACTTTTTCCCGCAGCTTGGAGTCGAGGCGTCGTATGGTTACAGCAAGACGCTCGAAGGGTTCAACGCAGGAATGAACGATCCGTCAGGAAGTTTAGCGGCAGCCCTCACGCTCAGTTACAATATTTTCAACGGGTTTCAGTCGAGCATCAAAAGCCAGAATGCGCGCATCGAACTGAGGAACAAAAAGCTGCTCGAACAGAAAACGGTGGCGGAGCTTGAAAAGCAGGTCGCCGACACCTGGCAGTCGTACCGCAACAGTCTCGATATTCTCGAATTTCAGAAGAAGAACCTCGAAAGCGCGGAGCTGAACTTCCGGCGCTCGAAAGAGCTTTTCGTGCTCGGTCAGCTTACCACCACCACCTTCAGGGAGGCCCAGCGTAACCTGATCGACGCCCGAAAAAGCATCGCTTCTGCGGCCTACGACGCAAAGATTCTCGAACAGCGCCTCCAGCGTTTCGCCGGCCGCCTGGTGGGCGAGGAGAACGATCAATGA
- a CDS encoding efflux RND transporter permease subunit yields MKGIIRYFVRYPVLGNAIFLAIFLFGFLAFKGMKTTFFPDVPSDTIFIAAAYPGASPEEIEEGVTLKIEDELKGVTGIDRVTSTSSENSALITVELLPGYDANELLQEVTNAVDQISSFPAGLEKLRIYKQEMTDFVVAYSIYGDVDLGVLKTYARRIERDLRNQLGISKITLSGFPEEEIEVSLREDAMRSYGLTFSEVAAAVSKANLKVTGGTIRGADEEFLIRADNKGYYAADLENLVVRTNQSGGIVRLRDVAEVKDRWSEDPNRTYFNGKPSVILDISKTADQDMFTIAQAVAGYMQSFDEKHDDISISLLRDGSAIVRERAEILTGNGVIGIVLVVLFLSFSLNPRMAFWVALSIPLSFAGMFLLGLWYGLTINVVSLLAMILVVGILVDDGIVVAESIYQEHEKGAKPIDAAITGTMAVLPSVFAAVLTTIVFFMIFLSLDGAFGQRFKDIGFVVIATLLISLIESIFILPGHIAHSRAIREEPGKKTWLLKKSEAFIHFQRDRLYAPVLRFCIDNPVITVVVPIALMFVTIGALQGGIVKTTFFPIIERDNVQVTLEMPAGTRETVTEGILAGMEAKVWQVNEQYRKQHGGEGELIEAIGRSVGPTAYEGGLRVSLVESQRREWSSMKVANVIREKIGEVPAAEKLQVGGLGLWGMPVSIALKSDNLEQLRGAKAALEEELKKMPELKDVSDNDPPGLREVRIRLNRKAQALGLTVSDVMNQVRSGFFGYEAQRILRGIDEVKIWVRYDEADRSSIRNMEQMRIRLADGRTIPLTELADISIRRGVSSVNHIDGQRVVKVEADIANSKESVPDLLKGIEAGVLSSLTGQYPDVSYDFEGQSRESGKTTGSMKKIFPMLLGLMFLVVVFSFRSFLQAAMVFIMIPFSLVGVVWGHFIQGYIMSILSLFGIVALIGIVINDSLVFVNTFNSKLKEGTPFSEAVFDVGINRFRPIVLTSLTTIAGLGPLMFEQSRQAQFLTPMAISVAYGLLFGTLLTLVMLPAMLVLLNRSKVFLQGLFTGTKPSPESVEPAIREERPF; encoded by the coding sequence GTGAAAGGAATTATCAGATATTTCGTCAGGTATCCGGTTCTGGGCAACGCGATTTTCCTCGCGATTTTTCTGTTCGGCTTTCTGGCCTTCAAGGGGATGAAGACCACCTTTTTCCCCGATGTACCCTCCGACACTATTTTTATCGCCGCCGCCTATCCCGGCGCATCGCCCGAAGAGATCGAGGAGGGGGTGACGCTCAAGATCGAGGACGAGCTGAAGGGGGTGACGGGCATCGACCGTGTTACCTCGACCTCCAGCGAAAATTCGGCACTCATCACCGTCGAACTGCTGCCGGGCTACGACGCCAACGAGCTTTTGCAGGAGGTGACCAACGCGGTCGATCAGATCAGCTCGTTTCCCGCCGGGCTTGAAAAGCTGAGGATTTACAAGCAGGAGATGACCGACTTCGTGGTGGCCTATTCCATTTACGGCGATGTCGATCTCGGCGTGCTGAAGACCTACGCGCGGCGAATCGAGCGCGATCTGCGCAACCAGCTCGGCATCTCCAAAATCACCCTGAGCGGTTTTCCCGAAGAAGAGATCGAGGTGAGTCTGCGCGAGGACGCCATGCGCTCCTATGGCTTGACCTTTTCCGAGGTGGCTGCGGCGGTCAGCAAGGCGAACCTGAAGGTGACCGGCGGCACCATTAGGGGTGCGGACGAGGAGTTTCTGATCCGCGCCGACAACAAGGGCTACTACGCCGCCGACCTCGAAAATCTTGTCGTGCGCACCAACCAGAGCGGCGGAATCGTACGGCTGCGCGACGTGGCCGAAGTGAAGGATCGCTGGTCGGAGGATCCCAACCGCACCTACTTCAACGGCAAGCCCTCGGTGATTCTCGATATTTCCAAAACCGCCGACCAGGACATGTTCACTATCGCCCAAGCGGTCGCCGGGTACATGCAGTCGTTCGACGAGAAGCATGACGATATTTCGATCAGTCTGCTGCGCGACGGCTCGGCCATCGTGCGTGAACGCGCGGAAATTCTGACCGGCAACGGCGTGATCGGCATCGTGCTCGTGGTGCTCTTCCTCTCCTTTTCGCTCAATCCGCGCATGGCCTTCTGGGTTGCGCTTTCGATTCCGCTCTCGTTCGCGGGCATGTTCCTGCTCGGTCTCTGGTACGGCCTGACGATCAACGTCGTCTCGCTGCTCGCCATGATTCTCGTGGTCGGTATTCTCGTCGATGACGGTATCGTGGTCGCCGAGAGCATCTACCAAGAGCACGAGAAAGGGGCGAAACCAATAGACGCCGCCATCACGGGCACGATGGCCGTTCTGCCGTCGGTCTTCGCGGCGGTGCTGACCACTATCGTCTTTTTCATGATCTTCCTGTCGCTCGACGGCGCGTTCGGGCAGCGCTTCAAGGACATCGGTTTCGTGGTGATCGCGACGTTGCTGATTTCGCTCATCGAGAGCATTTTCATCCTTCCCGGCCACATCGCCCATTCGCGCGCCATCCGCGAGGAGCCGGGCAAAAAGACCTGGCTGCTGAAAAAATCCGAAGCGTTCATCCACTTCCAGCGCGACCGGCTCTACGCTCCGGTGCTCCGTTTCTGCATCGACAACCCCGTGATTACGGTGGTGGTGCCCATCGCCCTGATGTTCGTCACCATCGGCGCGTTGCAGGGAGGCATCGTCAAGACCACCTTCTTCCCGATCATCGAGCGTGACAACGTGCAGGTGACGCTCGAAATGCCTGCGGGTACGCGCGAGACCGTGACCGAGGGGATTCTGGCCGGGATGGAGGCGAAAGTGTGGCAGGTGAACGAACAGTACCGCAAGCAGCACGGCGGCGAGGGCGAGCTGATCGAGGCGATCGGGCGGAGCGTCGGGCCGACCGCCTACGAAGGCGGGCTGCGCGTTTCGCTTGTCGAGAGCCAGCGGCGCGAATGGTCGAGTATGAAGGTGGCCAACGTCATCCGCGAGAAGATCGGCGAGGTTCCCGCCGCCGAAAAGTTGCAGGTCGGCGGCCTGGGATTGTGGGGAATGCCGGTCTCCATCGCGCTGAAAAGCGACAATCTGGAGCAGCTCCGGGGGGCGAAGGCCGCGCTCGAAGAGGAGCTGAAAAAGATGCCAGAACTGAAGGACGTGAGCGATAATGATCCGCCCGGCCTGCGAGAGGTGCGCATCCGGCTCAACCGGAAAGCGCAGGCCCTCGGCCTCACCGTCTCGGACGTCATGAACCAGGTGCGCAGCGGCTTTTTCGGCTACGAAGCGCAACGGATTCTGCGGGGCATCGACGAGGTGAAAATCTGGGTTCGCTACGACGAGGCCGACCGCTCGTCCATTCGCAATATGGAACAGATGCGCATCCGGCTCGCCGACGGACGGACCATTCCGCTCACGGAGCTGGCCGACATTTCGATCCGGCGCGGCGTTTCGTCGGTCAACCACATCGACGGGCAGCGCGTGGTGAAGGTGGAGGCGGACATCGCCAACTCGAAGGAGTCGGTGCCCGATCTGCTAAAAGGGATCGAAGCGGGTGTTCTGTCCAGTCTCACGGGGCAATATCCCGACGTCAGCTATGACTTCGAGGGCCAGAGCCGGGAGAGCGGCAAGACCACCGGCTCGATGAAAAAGATTTTTCCGATGCTGCTCGGCCTGATGTTCCTCGTGGTCGTATTCTCCTTCCGCTCGTTCCTGCAAGCAGCGATGGTGTTCATCATGATTCCGTTCAGCCTTGTCGGCGTGGTCTGGGGCCACTTCATCCAGGGCTACATCATGAGCATTCTTTCGCTCTTCGGCATCGTGGCGCTGATCGGCATCGTCATCAACGACTCGCTCGTGTTCGTCAACACCTTCAACAGCAAACTTAAGGAGGGCACGCCCTTCTCCGAAGCGGTCTTCGATGTCGGCATCAACCGTTTCCGCCCCATCGTGCTGACCTCGCTCACCACCATCGCCGGGCTTGGGCCGCTGATGTTCGAGCAGAGCCGCCAGGCGCAGTTCCTGACGCCGATGGCCATTTCGGTCGCCTATGGATTGCTGTTCGGAACCCTGCTCACGCTGGTAATGCTGCCCGCAATGCTGGTGCTTCTGAACCGCTCGAAGGTGTTCCTGCAAGGTTTGTTCACCGGCACGAAACCGTCACCCGAATCGGTGGAACCGGCGATACGCGAGGAGCGTCCGTTTTGA
- the pheT gene encoding phenylalanine--tRNA ligase subunit beta has protein sequence MKISVNWLKEFIPSFSSDTSELVDRLTYLGLEVEEVFEQKLPDPKVIVGKVAEVRQHPNADRLRICMVDTGEPELQQIVCGAPNVEEGMVVPVATIGAVLTSGDESFTIKPAKIRGERSFGMICAADELGLSDDHDGVMVLDEACEVGKPLADYLETDTVLDIAVTPNRSDALSHLGVARELADCHEIVFPQAPVIEFTRGGGLVEVQDEDACPYYSATVIRGVTVGPSPRWLARRLEQIGLRPKNNIVDITNYILHSFGQPLHAFDMHRLAGSRIVVRSDAESSFMALNQEEYKLQPGMAAICDSREPVAVGGVMGGLYSAVTEKTTDILLEAAYFNPASIRKTAKLLQLSTDSSYRYERGIDPCNVKRVAEYAIAMILEIAGGKVETAEAWGSMPSTQKIVNLRPKRANAVLGSSITASEMMRLLEKICIKAVSQGAVSNDADQIAFAVPSHRVDIEQEIDLIEEVARLYGYNNLEPSSAMVSSYPVSRKIPEYFPDYLRNIMIGLNFREVLTNPLIRKAEASCFSDQPVSALNPISEELEVLRPCLAPSLLRIVGHNIRHGNRDLRLFEVAHGFEMLPEAERSGSGPLAKYRERELLSMVITGRREPRSWNHSGEEVDFYDLRGVVEMLLEKLNLLDKSALNIYNANTIGIEITSAENGNSPALKAGTVQQVSKEVLAAFDLDQDVFLAEIDVSVLERCFESGVVYEPPSKFPVVERDLSFALPRHIPAQRLVDLATESDPLVRSVRIFDVFDRGESGGHGQAERSVAISLELADRTGTMNEETINAVVQKVSDNAKSELGAEIRQV, from the coding sequence ATGAAAATCTCCGTCAACTGGCTCAAAGAGTTCATTCCCTCGTTTTCATCCGATACTTCCGAACTTGTCGATCGACTGACCTATCTCGGCCTGGAGGTCGAGGAGGTTTTCGAGCAGAAGCTGCCCGATCCGAAGGTGATTGTCGGAAAGGTGGCCGAGGTGCGGCAGCATCCCAACGCTGACCGTCTTCGCATCTGCATGGTCGATACCGGAGAGCCCGAGCTTCAGCAGATTGTCTGCGGCGCACCTAACGTCGAAGAGGGAATGGTCGTTCCGGTGGCGACGATCGGAGCGGTGCTGACATCAGGTGACGAGAGCTTCACCATCAAACCGGCAAAGATTCGCGGCGAACGTTCGTTCGGCATGATCTGCGCGGCTGACGAGCTTGGCCTGTCGGACGACCACGACGGCGTGATGGTGCTTGACGAGGCGTGCGAGGTGGGTAAGCCGCTTGCCGACTATCTCGAAACCGACACGGTGCTCGACATAGCCGTGACGCCGAACCGTTCCGATGCTCTGTCGCATCTTGGTGTGGCCCGCGAGTTGGCCGATTGCCACGAGATCGTCTTTCCCCAGGCGCCGGTGATTGAGTTCACCCGTGGCGGTGGACTGGTGGAGGTGCAGGACGAGGACGCCTGTCCCTACTATTCAGCAACCGTTATCCGGGGTGTGACCGTTGGGCCTTCTCCCCGCTGGCTTGCCCGGCGTCTCGAACAGATTGGTCTGCGTCCGAAAAACAACATTGTTGACATTACCAACTACATTCTCCACTCGTTCGGCCAGCCGCTGCATGCTTTTGATATGCACCGCCTTGCCGGAAGCCGTATCGTGGTGCGCAGCGATGCTGAAAGCTCCTTCATGGCGCTGAATCAGGAGGAGTATAAGTTGCAGCCCGGCATGGCGGCTATCTGCGATTCCCGGGAGCCTGTGGCCGTCGGCGGCGTTATGGGCGGCCTTTATTCGGCTGTGACCGAAAAGACCACCGATATTCTGCTCGAAGCGGCCTATTTCAACCCTGCCTCGATCCGGAAGACCGCCAAGCTCCTCCAGCTCTCTACCGACTCCTCATACCGTTACGAGCGGGGTATTGATCCGTGCAACGTCAAGCGAGTGGCCGAATACGCCATTGCGATGATTCTTGAAATCGCCGGCGGCAAGGTTGAAACCGCTGAGGCGTGGGGTAGCATGCCTTCGACCCAGAAGATCGTCAATCTTCGCCCGAAGCGCGCCAACGCGGTGCTCGGCAGCTCGATTACCGCTTCCGAAATGATGCGTCTGCTCGAAAAAATCTGCATCAAGGCGGTTTCGCAGGGCGCCGTGTCGAACGATGCCGACCAGATCGCTTTTGCAGTGCCCTCGCACCGGGTGGACATCGAACAGGAGATCGATCTCATCGAAGAGGTCGCACGCCTGTATGGTTATAACAACCTCGAACCTTCGTCCGCGATGGTTTCCAGCTATCCGGTTTCGCGCAAGATCCCCGAGTATTTCCCCGATTACCTGCGCAATATCATGATCGGCCTCAACTTCAGGGAGGTGCTCACCAATCCGCTTATCAGAAAAGCTGAAGCGAGTTGTTTCAGTGACCAGCCGGTCAGTGCCCTGAATCCGATCAGCGAAGAGCTCGAAGTGCTTCGACCCTGCCTTGCTCCTTCACTGCTCAGGATCGTCGGCCACAACATCCGTCACGGCAATCGCGACCTTCGCCTGTTCGAGGTTGCACACGGATTCGAGATGCTGCCGGAAGCCGAGCGCAGTGGTTCCGGACCACTTGCAAAGTATCGTGAACGCGAGCTGCTCTCGATGGTCATCACCGGGCGTCGAGAGCCACGAAGCTGGAACCATTCCGGCGAAGAGGTCGATTTTTACGATCTCCGGGGTGTGGTCGAGATGTTGCTTGAGAAGCTGAATTTACTTGATAAATCAGCACTTAATATTTATAATGCCAACACGATTGGTATTGAAATCACATCGGCCGAAAACGGAAACAGCCCGGCTCTGAAAGCCGGAACGGTTCAGCAGGTCAGCAAAGAAGTGCTCGCCGCCTTTGATCTCGATCAGGATGTTTTTCTTGCTGAAATCGATGTTTCCGTACTGGAGCGCTGCTTCGAGTCCGGCGTGGTTTATGAACCGCCGTCGAAGTTTCCTGTCGTCGAAAGAGACCTGTCATTTGCTCTTCCCCGACATATTCCGGCACAGCGCCTGGTCGATCTGGCAACAGAGAGCGATCCGCTGGTCAGGTCCGTGCGCATCTTCGATGTGTTTGACCGCGGCGAGTCCGGAGGCCATGGGCAGGCCGAACGCAGTGTAGCGATTTCGCTTGAGCTTGCCGACAGAACAGGAACGATGAACGAGGAAACGATCAACGCTGTTGTTCAGAAAGTGAGTGACAATGCCAAGAGTGAACTTGGTGCGGAAATCAGGCAAGTTTGA